A genomic stretch from Bacillus sp. N1-1 includes:
- a CDS encoding PucR family transcriptional regulator: MTSLTVHEVLERDHFQHATVIAGKEGLARRIKWVHVMEVTSVKQLLHGEELILSTGFVWKDNVQVFHSIVNQLIQSHAAGLCIEIGTYMDHIPKEIIELANQHHFPIIVFTKEVRFVDITQDLHSLLIAHHYQMISDLEQFSQELNRLLLLPGCLTKILSLLSTKTGMQVIYNPKEAAPIFVPEATEEKRETYLHFLKIQPDGKGLVLQPVRAMDYHFANLSLVPAQHASVSDYDMLLLDRSATAIAQYLLRELYIEEKKRALETEWLYEWLEGKHTEERILSYLVDVDETLIPRGLHVCTCKFKKPHDSYTSSQMTYFMLLMRSMFEQEGFFILSLTTRNKLIIIVLNRRTEENVEERLREAFNRFLQSDILQKETVPEVEKVGVGKHVRLLKDMHKSYDSSLETIMMNDKIPTQSSLVTYYNDFHIYRMILHLARGKELNEFMYDYLDPVIEYDIKNNSNLLNTLKVYMCCNGSKKETAEQLYVVRQTLYHRLEKLEELLGQDFMCSPKRLAIEFAIHAYSYLKQQG; the protein is encoded by the coding sequence ATGACCAGTTTAACAGTCCATGAAGTGTTAGAAAGAGATCATTTTCAACATGCTACTGTCATAGCTGGCAAAGAGGGCTTAGCTAGACGTATTAAATGGGTGCACGTGATGGAAGTAACTAGTGTTAAACAATTATTACACGGTGAAGAATTAATTCTATCAACTGGTTTTGTATGGAAAGATAATGTGCAGGTTTTTCATTCGATCGTAAATCAATTGATACAAAGTCATGCTGCGGGTCTTTGTATTGAAATTGGTACATATATGGATCATATCCCTAAAGAAATTATCGAACTTGCTAATCAACATCATTTCCCCATCATTGTATTTACAAAAGAAGTTCGCTTTGTAGATATCACGCAAGACCTTCACTCCCTTTTAATTGCTCATCATTATCAGATGATTTCAGATCTCGAACAATTTTCACAAGAACTCAACCGTCTCCTTCTTCTACCAGGCTGTTTAACGAAGATTTTATCTCTATTGTCTACTAAGACAGGTATGCAGGTCATTTATAATCCAAAAGAAGCAGCGCCTATTTTTGTGCCAGAAGCGACAGAAGAAAAACGAGAAACTTACTTGCATTTTCTGAAAATCCAACCTGACGGGAAAGGGCTCGTGCTCCAACCCGTTCGTGCAATGGATTATCATTTTGCGAACCTTAGCCTTGTTCCAGCACAGCATGCGTCTGTCTCAGATTATGACATGCTACTACTTGATCGAAGCGCAACCGCAATTGCTCAATATCTTCTACGAGAGCTATATATTGAAGAAAAGAAGCGAGCACTAGAGACAGAGTGGTTATATGAATGGCTTGAAGGCAAGCACACGGAAGAACGAATTTTATCCTATCTCGTTGACGTAGACGAAACGCTCATTCCACGTGGACTTCATGTCTGTACATGCAAATTTAAAAAGCCTCATGATTCATATACATCTTCTCAAATGACGTATTTCATGCTTCTTATGCGTTCAATGTTTGAGCAAGAAGGTTTTTTTATCTTATCGTTAACAACTCGGAATAAGCTGATCATCATCGTTTTAAATCGACGGACAGAAGAAAATGTGGAAGAGCGTTTGCGTGAAGCTTTTAACCGTTTTCTACAAAGTGATATTTTACAGAAAGAAACAGTACCTGAAGTTGAAAAAGTCGGTGTTGGTAAACATGTCCGATTATTAAAAGACATGCATAAAAGCTATGATTCGTCGCTTGAAACCATCATGATGAATGACAAGATACCGACACAATCTTCACTCGTTACCTATTACAATGACTTTCATATCTACCGTATGATCTTACACCTGGCAAGAGGTAAAGAGCTAAATGAGTTTATGTATGATTATTTAGATCCAGTTATTGAATATGATATAAAGAACAATAGTAACCTTTTAAACACATTGAAAGTCTATATGTGTTGTAATGGTTCAAAAAAGGAAACTGCTGAACAACTTTATGTAGTGAGACAAACACTCTATCATCGCTTAGAAAAACTAGAGGAATTGCTTGGTCAAGATTTCATGTGTTCTCCGAAACGATTAGCAATCGAATTCGCTATTCATGCATACAGTTATTTAAAACAGCAGGGTTAA
- a CDS encoding CoA-acylating methylmalonate-semialdehyde dehydrogenase, with protein MTVVKKETTLLKNFVNGEWVSAKSKDTLEVPNPATDENLAYVPLSSKEDVDLAVSAASVAFQTWSKVPVPKRARILFKYHSLLIKHHDELAELVVKENGKSFKEAHGEVLRGIECVEFATGAPSLMMGDNLSTIAENIDSEMFRYPVGVVGGITPFNFPMMVPHWMFPLAIACGNTFVLKPSERTPILANRMAELLTEAGLPKGVFNIVHGAHDVVNGLLEHDDIKAISFVGSQPVAKYVYEEAASRGKRVQALSGAKNHHIIMPDADIEKAVQQVISSTFGSAGQRCMACSAVVIVGDGESFITALKEKADDLKMGNGLDDEVLLTPVIRKSHREKVIGYIDKGLEEGAALIRDGRREMDAHEEGNFLGPTIFDEVTPEMTIAKEEIFAPVLSLLHADSIDSALGILRKSRYGNGATIYTKDAGVIRQFREEADAGMLGVNVGVPAPMAFFPFSGWKDSFYGDLHANGKDGVNFYTRRKMITTRFDY; from the coding sequence ATGACTGTTGTAAAAAAGGAAACCACTTTATTAAAAAACTTTGTCAACGGAGAATGGGTGAGCGCCAAAAGTAAAGATACGCTTGAGGTGCCAAATCCTGCAACAGATGAAAACCTAGCATATGTGCCACTGTCTTCAAAAGAGGACGTGGATCTTGCAGTTAGTGCTGCATCAGTTGCCTTTCAGACGTGGAGTAAAGTACCTGTCCCGAAAAGGGCGCGCATCCTTTTTAAGTATCACTCCCTTTTAATTAAACACCATGATGAACTAGCGGAACTAGTTGTAAAAGAAAATGGTAAAAGTTTTAAAGAAGCTCATGGAGAAGTGCTTCGAGGTATTGAGTGTGTGGAGTTTGCAACAGGTGCACCTTCTTTAATGATGGGAGATAATTTATCGACAATTGCGGAAAATATTGATTCAGAAATGTTCCGTTATCCAGTAGGAGTAGTCGGAGGAATTACACCTTTTAACTTTCCAATGATGGTGCCTCATTGGATGTTTCCACTTGCGATCGCGTGTGGCAATACGTTTGTCTTAAAGCCTTCTGAACGAACGCCAATTCTTGCTAATCGTATGGCTGAATTATTAACAGAAGCAGGATTACCAAAAGGCGTATTTAATATCGTTCACGGAGCACATGACGTTGTGAATGGCTTATTGGAACATGATGACATAAAAGCAATCTCATTTGTAGGATCCCAACCGGTCGCGAAATACGTCTATGAAGAAGCTGCTTCTCGTGGTAAAAGAGTGCAGGCCCTTTCTGGAGCCAAAAATCATCATATTATTATGCCCGATGCTGATATTGAGAAAGCTGTACAACAAGTCATAAGCTCAACATTTGGTAGCGCTGGCCAGCGGTGTATGGCTTGTAGTGCTGTTGTGATTGTTGGAGACGGTGAGTCATTTATTACTGCACTTAAAGAAAAAGCAGATGATTTAAAAATGGGAAATGGTTTAGATGACGAAGTTCTATTAACGCCTGTTATCCGAAAATCTCATCGAGAAAAAGTAATCGGGTATATCGATAAAGGATTAGAAGAAGGGGCAGCGTTAATTCGTGATGGTCGCAGGGAAATGGATGCCCACGAAGAAGGGAACTTTCTTGGACCAACAATATTTGATGAAGTCACGCCTGAAATGACGATTGCGAAAGAAGAAATATTTGCACCTGTTCTAAGCTTGCTACATGCAGATTCGATCGATTCCGCTCTCGGCATCCTTCGTAAATCGCGATATGGAAATGGTGCGACTATTTATACGAAAGATGCAGGTGTGATTAGGCAATTCCGTGAAGAAGCAGATGCGGGGATGCTTGGTGTTAATGTTGGTGTACCAGCACCTATGGCTTTTTTCCCTTTTTCCGGATGGAAAGATTCTTTTTATGGAGATCTGCATGCAAATGGAAAAGATGGTGTGAATTTTTATACGAGAAGAAAAATGATTACAACTCGCTTTGACTACTAG
- a CDS encoding aspartate aminotransferase family protein, whose amino-acid sequence MQTAHENLAGKDEKYVWHAMRPYDPKSTMVIEKAKGAWLSDYDGNKFLDAMAGLWCVNVGYGREELAQAAFDQLKELSYYPLTHTHAPAIKLAEKLNEMLGGGYVIFFSNSGSEANETAFKIARQYHEQKGEGSRHKVVSRYRAYHGNTMGSLAATGQAQRKYKYEPLGQGFLHVQPPDTYRDVEDDRVQLASVKAVDDLMTWELSQTVAAMIMEPIITGGGIIMPQQDYMKSVKEVCEKHGALLICDEVICGFGRTGKAFGFMNYDVKPDIVTMAKGLTSGYLPLSATAVKEEIYEAFKGKDSYDHFRHINTFGGNPASCALALKNLEIMEQEKLFDRSQELGEKLKRQLTEQLSSHSNVGDIRGKGLLIGIELVEDKRTKKPLDVGELNKVIGYCKSKGVIIGKNGDTVAGYNNVLTMAPPLMIEEKDIDLLVETIVAGLSHL is encoded by the coding sequence ATGCAAACTGCTCACGAGAATCTTGCAGGAAAAGACGAGAAATACGTTTGGCATGCGATGCGACCATATGATCCGAAATCGACAATGGTAATTGAAAAAGCAAAAGGCGCGTGGTTATCTGATTACGATGGGAATAAATTTCTTGATGCTATGGCGGGTCTTTGGTGTGTTAATGTTGGATACGGTCGAGAAGAGCTCGCTCAGGCAGCTTTCGACCAGCTTAAAGAACTATCTTATTATCCCTTAACACATACACATGCTCCGGCGATAAAATTAGCGGAAAAGTTAAATGAAATGCTTGGTGGAGGATATGTCATCTTTTTTTCAAATAGTGGTTCTGAAGCAAATGAAACTGCTTTTAAGATCGCCAGACAATATCATGAGCAAAAAGGGGAAGGAAGCAGACATAAAGTTGTTTCACGCTATAGAGCGTATCATGGGAATACGATGGGGTCATTAGCTGCAACCGGTCAGGCGCAGCGGAAGTATAAGTATGAACCGCTTGGCCAGGGCTTTTTACATGTGCAGCCACCAGATACGTATCGTGATGTTGAAGACGATCGAGTTCAACTTGCTTCTGTCAAAGCAGTTGACGATCTGATGACCTGGGAACTGAGTCAGACAGTAGCAGCAATGATCATGGAGCCCATCATCACAGGTGGAGGAATCATCATGCCTCAACAAGATTACATGAAATCCGTAAAAGAAGTATGCGAAAAGCACGGTGCTCTTTTAATATGTGATGAAGTAATTTGTGGTTTTGGAAGAACAGGGAAAGCATTTGGTTTTATGAATTATGATGTAAAACCGGACATCGTAACAATGGCAAAGGGGCTAACAAGTGGATACCTTCCTTTATCTGCTACAGCGGTGAAAGAAGAAATCTATGAAGCATTTAAAGGGAAAGATTCATATGATCACTTTCGTCACATAAATACATTCGGGGGTAATCCTGCATCATGCGCACTTGCTTTAAAAAATCTAGAAATTATGGAGCAGGAAAAGCTTTTTGACCGGTCGCAAGAATTAGGAGAAAAGCTGAAGCGTCAATTAACAGAACAGTTATCTTCTCATTCCAATGTCGGTGATATCCGTGGGAAAGGGTTGTTGATTGGAATTGAGCTTGTTGAAGACAAAAGGACAAAAAAACCGCTTGACGTGGGTGAGCTTAATAAAGTTATCGGTTATTGCAAATCGAAGGGAGTAATCATCGGAAAAAATGGTGATACCGTAGCAGGTTATAATAATGTGCTTACGATGGCCCCTCCATTAATGATCGAAGAAAAAGACATCGATTTACTTGTGGAAACCATTGTAGCAGGATTATCCCATTTATAA
- a CDS encoding NADPH:quinone oxidoreductase family protein — protein sequence MKAIQLTEFGGPEVLKLIDLDVPDPKGHEVLIEIQAIGVNYADTARREGQYVVETPLPYVPGSEVAGVVKAVGEKVTSVKPGSSVVTLLGTKNATGYAEYTLADERGLIAIPEGVDPQYAVALPLQGLSAYHTLKTMGRFENGETVLIHAAAGGVGTIAVQLARLWGAKTIIGTASSEEKRKLAADMGADITIDYTKEGWEQEVLEATEGKGVDVILEMAGGDVFRKSLNCLAPFGRLVIYGVASGEQSRFYPSSLMEKNQSVVGFFLPQMMRKPSLYQKSLEELLNYMQTGELKLTIGGVFELEKAADVHRMLQGRQTKGKLILTP from the coding sequence ATGAAAGCGATTCAATTAACAGAGTTTGGTGGCCCGGAAGTATTAAAACTAATCGACTTGGATGTCCCTGATCCAAAAGGACACGAAGTATTGATTGAGATTCAGGCAATCGGAGTTAATTACGCAGATACCGCAAGAAGAGAAGGCCAATATGTTGTGGAAACACCTCTACCATATGTGCCAGGATCTGAAGTGGCTGGTGTTGTAAAAGCAGTTGGAGAAAAAGTGACTTCTGTAAAACCAGGCTCTTCAGTGGTTACATTATTAGGAACGAAAAATGCAACAGGTTATGCAGAATATACGTTAGCTGATGAAAGAGGACTCATTGCGATTCCAGAAGGCGTTGATCCTCAGTATGCAGTAGCTCTCCCATTACAGGGATTAAGTGCTTATCACACACTTAAGACAATGGGGCGTTTTGAAAATGGTGAAACGGTTCTGATTCATGCTGCAGCAGGCGGCGTTGGAACAATTGCCGTACAGCTCGCCAGACTATGGGGAGCTAAAACCATTATTGGTACAGCAAGCAGTGAAGAGAAAAGAAAGCTTGCAGCTGATATGGGAGCAGATATTACGATCGATTATACGAAAGAAGGCTGGGAACAAGAAGTTTTAGAAGCTACGGAAGGTAAGGGAGTAGACGTTATTCTTGAAATGGCAGGGGGAGACGTTTTCAGAAAATCGTTGAATTGCCTTGCTCCTTTCGGACGACTCGTCATATATGGGGTAGCAAGTGGAGAACAAAGCCGCTTTTATCCATCTTCCTTAATGGAGAAAAATCAGTCAGTTGTAGGCTTTTTCCTACCACAGATGATGCGTAAGCCGTCTCTTTATCAGAAGAGTCTAGAAGAACTCCTAAACTATATGCAGACTGGAGAACTTAAATTGACCATCGGTGGAGTTTTTGAATTAGAAAAGGCAGCTGATGTGCATCGTATGCTTCAAGGACGTCAAACAAAAGGGAAGTTAATCCTAACTCCTTAA
- a CDS encoding 2-oxoglutarate dehydrogenase E1 component, with amino-acid sequence MNTKQSRVEHPWQEFYGPNLGYAIELYEKYQEDPESVDPEMRQKFDQWGPPPSSQEVIESTSQPANLKKVISAVKLADNIRTYGHLAAAINPLTNEKSDQDFMTPQKYGLSDEDLKAIPAQVIWENAPRDVTNGLQAIQKLQDLYTKSMSYEFTHVHAEDERKWLDEMVENDSVSRTLTNDDRIALLRRLTEVEGFEKFLHKTFVGQKRFSIEGVDAMVPMLDDVIKCGASDGAKNVMIGMAHRGRLNVLTHVLNKPYEKIFAEFHHAPNKELVPSEGSMGINYGWTGDVKYHMGADRQIEDSETASATITLANNPSHLEFVDPVVEGYARAAQETRNEKGEPKQDFTKSFAILIHGDAAFPGEGVVAETLNLSQLKGYHTGGTIHIIANNQLGFTTESTDSRSTKYASDLAKGYEIPIVHVNADDPEACLAAMHLAYEYRMKFNKDFLIDLIGYRRFGHNEMDDPAVTQPHLYEKIKNHPTVRASYAKYLTEQSVIEEGQGEKVDEEVLSELQTEYDKIAKGGDGDGEVQELQPPKEIVKGIPSIDTAVSLETLKDINNKLLTRPDGFNVYPKLERILKRRLDMLEEGGKVDWALGETLAFASILSDGTPIRITGQDSQRGTFAQRHLVLHDKETGETFCPLHELPEAESSFAIHNSPLSEASVVGFEYGYNVFAPETLVIWEAQYGDFANAAQVIFDQFVSAGRAKWGQKSGMVLLLPHGYEGQGPEHSSGRVERFLTLAAENNWTVANLTSAAQYFHILRRQAAILEKQEVRPLVIMTPKSLLRNQRTSSPGFEFSQGQFLSVVEQAGLGEKKDKVERIVLCTGKVAVDLATEIESSDEKYDWLHVLRVEQLYPFPEEEVKNIFERYSNVKEIIWLQEEPKNMGSWNYISPRLRETAPEGVSVSYVGRPDRSSPAGGEPNVHKKDQERIIQEVLEPSKTVSHQGGNRRD; translated from the coding sequence TTGAATACCAAACAGTCCAGAGTGGAACATCCATGGCAAGAATTTTATGGACCAAACCTTGGCTATGCCATTGAATTATACGAGAAATACCAGGAGGATCCTGAGTCAGTTGATCCTGAAATGCGCCAAAAATTTGATCAGTGGGGACCTCCACCTTCATCCCAGGAAGTCATTGAATCTACTAGTCAGCCCGCCAACCTCAAAAAGGTTATTTCTGCTGTTAAATTAGCCGACAACATTCGTACATATGGGCATTTAGCAGCTGCAATTAATCCGCTAACAAATGAAAAATCTGATCAAGATTTCATGACACCTCAAAAATACGGGCTTTCCGATGAAGACTTGAAAGCGATTCCTGCTCAGGTTATTTGGGAGAATGCACCAAGAGATGTCACCAATGGATTACAAGCAATTCAAAAACTTCAGGATCTTTATACAAAGTCTATGTCTTATGAGTTTACTCATGTTCATGCTGAAGATGAGCGTAAATGGTTAGATGAGATGGTTGAGAACGATTCTGTAAGCCGTACGCTTACGAATGACGATCGTATCGCACTGCTAAGAAGGCTAACAGAAGTTGAAGGCTTCGAAAAATTCCTTCATAAAACATTTGTTGGTCAAAAGCGGTTCTCGATTGAGGGCGTTGATGCTATGGTGCCAATGCTTGACGATGTTATTAAATGCGGTGCAAGTGATGGTGCGAAGAACGTTATGATTGGAATGGCTCACCGTGGTCGTTTAAATGTTCTTACACACGTTTTAAATAAGCCATACGAAAAGATTTTTGCGGAATTCCACCATGCACCAAACAAAGAACTAGTTCCTTCTGAAGGTTCAATGGGTATAAACTATGGTTGGACAGGCGATGTCAAATATCACATGGGTGCTGACAGACAAATCGAGGATTCGGAAACAGCTAGTGCAACGATTACACTGGCCAATAATCCAAGTCACCTTGAGTTTGTTGATCCTGTTGTAGAAGGCTATGCTCGCGCTGCACAAGAAACACGTAATGAAAAAGGTGAACCGAAGCAAGATTTCACTAAATCTTTTGCGATATTAATCCATGGTGACGCTGCTTTTCCAGGCGAAGGTGTGGTAGCAGAAACGCTAAACTTAAGTCAGCTAAAAGGTTATCATACGGGTGGCACAATCCATATCATTGCCAATAACCAGCTAGGATTTACAACTGAAAGCACGGATTCAAGATCTACAAAGTATGCAAGCGATCTTGCAAAAGGATACGAAATTCCGATTGTTCATGTGAACGCGGATGATCCGGAAGCTTGTCTTGCAGCGATGCATCTTGCTTATGAATATCGAATGAAATTTAATAAAGATTTCCTTATTGATTTAATTGGCTATCGTCGGTTCGGTCATAATGAAATGGATGATCCAGCTGTTACTCAGCCACATTTATATGAAAAAATTAAGAATCACCCTACTGTTCGAGCAAGCTATGCAAAGTATTTAACAGAGCAAAGTGTGATCGAAGAGGGTCAGGGTGAAAAGGTAGATGAAGAAGTACTTTCTGAGCTCCAGACCGAATACGATAAGATTGCTAAAGGTGGAGACGGCGATGGCGAAGTACAAGAGCTTCAACCACCAAAGGAAATTGTGAAGGGAATCCCTTCTATAGATACAGCTGTTTCACTAGAAACGCTAAAAGATATTAACAACAAGCTGTTAACCCGTCCAGATGGATTTAATGTCTATCCTAAGCTTGAGCGCATTCTAAAACGCCGACTTGATATGTTAGAAGAAGGCGGTAAAGTAGACTGGGCGCTAGGTGAAACGTTGGCATTTGCTTCAATTCTTAGCGACGGAACGCCAATTCGTATTACAGGGCAGGACTCTCAGCGTGGAACATTCGCTCAGCGTCATCTCGTTCTTCATGATAAAGAAACAGGCGAAACTTTTTGCCCACTACATGAATTACCAGAAGCTGAATCATCCTTTGCGATTCACAATAGTCCACTTTCTGAAGCATCAGTGGTTGGATTTGAATACGGATATAACGTATTTGCACCAGAAACGCTCGTTATTTGGGAAGCGCAGTATGGTGACTTTGCGAATGCCGCTCAGGTCATTTTTGATCAATTCGTTTCGGCCGGTCGAGCTAAATGGGGACAAAAATCAGGAATGGTTCTTTTACTACCACATGGTTACGAAGGTCAAGGTCCTGAACATTCAAGTGGCCGAGTTGAACGCTTCTTGACATTAGCTGCTGAAAATAACTGGACAGTTGCTAATTTAACGAGTGCTGCACAATACTTCCATATTTTAAGAAGACAAGCGGCTATTTTAGAGAAACAGGAAGTGCGTCCACTTGTTATTATGACACCAAAGAGCCTTCTTCGTAATCAACGCACATCATCTCCTGGCTTTGAATTTAGTCAGGGCCAATTCTTGAGTGTTGTTGAGCAAGCAGGACTTGGTGAAAAGAAAGATAAAGTGGAGCGTATTGTTTTATGTACTGGTAAAGTAGCTGTGGACCTTGCAACTGAAATTGAGTCTTCTGATGAGAAGTACGATTGGCTACACGTTCTTAGAGTAGAGCAGCTTTATCCATTCCCTGAAGAAGAAGTAAAAAATATATTTGAACGCTATTCAAACGTCAAAGAAATTATCTGGTTGCAAGAGGAACCAAAAAATATGGGATCTTGGAATTACATTTCGCCTCGTTTGCGGGAGACGGCACCAGAAGGCGTTTCTGTAAGCTATGTAGGACGTCCGGATCGTTCAAGTCCTGCTGGCGGGGAACCGAATGTGCATAAAAAAGATCAAGAACGAATCATTCAAGAAGTACTAGAACCATCTAAAACTGTTTCCCATCAAGGAGGTAATCGTCGTGATTGA
- the odhB gene encoding 2-oxoglutarate dehydrogenase complex dihydrolipoyllysine-residue succinyltransferase, which translates to MIEVKVPELAESITEGTISQWLIKVGDKVEKGDNLVELETDKVNIEVSAENDGVIEELLKEPGDNVEVGEIIAYLGNGEGSSSKSSDQDSSGKEEAKKEEKEAPEEAKSNDESKAHATESSEEEKSENGRTVASPSARKLARELGVDLNNVETRDPLGRVRPDDVKAHADKANQKEAPKEKKQEAPKQQKQSPEANDGKPVERVKMSRRRQTIAKRLVEVQHTAAMLTTFNEVDMTAIMELRKRRKDKFLEDNDVKLGFMSFFTKAVVGALKKYPRLNAEIQDTDIVLKKFYDIGIAVGAEEGLVVPVVRDADKLSFAGIEQEIGNLAKKARDNKLKLDELQGGSFTITNGGIFGSMLSTPILNAPQVGILGMHKIQWRPMAIDQERMENRPMMYIALSYDHRIVDGGEAVSFLAKIKELLEDPEQLLLEG; encoded by the coding sequence GTGATTGAAGTTAAAGTACCAGAACTAGCAGAATCCATTACAGAAGGTACCATTTCTCAATGGTTAATCAAAGTAGGCGACAAAGTTGAAAAAGGTGACAACCTCGTTGAGCTTGAAACAGATAAAGTTAACATTGAAGTGAGTGCAGAAAACGATGGCGTCATCGAAGAGCTTTTGAAAGAGCCAGGCGATAATGTAGAAGTTGGAGAAATTATTGCTTATCTTGGCAATGGAGAAGGTAGTTCTTCTAAGTCGTCAGATCAAGACTCTTCTGGAAAAGAAGAAGCAAAAAAAGAAGAGAAAGAAGCCCCTGAAGAAGCAAAATCAAACGATGAGTCAAAGGCGCATGCAACAGAATCTTCAGAAGAAGAAAAATCTGAGAATGGACGTACAGTAGCTTCACCATCTGCAAGAAAGCTTGCACGTGAACTAGGCGTTGATTTGAATAATGTTGAAACGCGTGATCCATTAGGTCGCGTTCGCCCAGACGATGTGAAGGCACATGCAGACAAAGCAAACCAAAAAGAAGCGCCTAAAGAAAAGAAACAAGAGGCACCTAAGCAACAAAAGCAATCTCCTGAAGCGAATGACGGGAAACCGGTCGAGAGAGTTAAGATGTCTCGTCGTCGTCAAACAATTGCGAAACGTCTTGTTGAAGTTCAGCATACTGCAGCAATGCTTACAACGTTTAACGAAGTAGATATGACGGCAATTATGGAACTTCGTAAGCGTCGTAAAGATAAGTTTCTTGAAGACAATGATGTGAAACTTGGCTTTATGTCTTTCTTTACGAAAGCAGTCGTTGGCGCACTTAAGAAATATCCACGTCTAAACGCTGAAATTCAAGATACTGATATTGTACTGAAGAAATTTTATGATATCGGTATCGCCGTAGGAGCAGAAGAAGGACTAGTAGTACCAGTCGTTCGTGATGCAGACAAGCTATCTTTTGCAGGGATTGAACAGGAAATTGGTAATCTTGCAAAGAAAGCACGCGACAATAAACTAAAGCTTGATGAACTACAAGGTGGTTCATTTACGATTACAAACGGTGGGATTTTTGGATCAATGCTTTCAACACCAATTCTAAATGCACCTCAAGTTGGTATACTAGGTATGCACAAGATTCAGTGGCGACCTATGGCCATTGATCAGGAACGAATGGAAAACCGTCCGATGATGTACATTGCACTCTCTTATGATCATCGTATTGTAGACGGCGGAGAAGCAGTTAGCTTCCTTGCTAAAATTAAAGAACTTCTTGAAGACCCAGAGCAGCTTCTTCTTGAAGGATAA
- a CDS encoding DUF6501 family protein, producing the protein MIHQTWKETSTIKKVKCIHTDAKKYMVNRVLTEGQTYEVKNETEEFLFVLDNSGKIGGFYKEYFEEVE; encoded by the coding sequence TTGATTCATCAAACATGGAAAGAGACATCGACGATTAAAAAGGTGAAATGCATACATACTGATGCAAAGAAGTACATGGTTAACCGCGTTTTAACAGAAGGTCAAACTTATGAAGTGAAAAATGAAACAGAAGAATTTTTATTCGTTTTAGACAATAGTGGTAAAATCGGTGGGTTTTATAAAGAATATTTTGAAGAAGTAGAGTGA